The following proteins are co-located in the Gossypium hirsutum isolate 1008001.06 chromosome A02, Gossypium_hirsutum_v2.1, whole genome shotgun sequence genome:
- the LOC121214470 gene encoding uncharacterized protein — MLNQDQLIHNQSGVTDCSRCGEKVSAPCFCCAENCGFYLHKVCAEAPLELNHPFHPHHPLLLMQKPPSSYTRCICDFCDKTCEKFIYHCSCGLDFHIKCALFTFNIAENNLKELEHVALQHPLISTENGDEKLKDAAKCFGCWEPLVKYTHFSPDCGFNLHEKCTKLPFKLNHVCHRKHPLALQFNSERLSCKICGETCQEGIGLVYGCSPCKFSVHIECVSASLDLVVEDKRHEHPFNLFTRRLSFICDACGVEGSYASYICCTCNIMVHKKCTSMPRIIKSKWHDHRLFHKYFLHIEDFRVLNCIMCNDEVSTDHGSYYCSECDVIFHVKCAMKKKDSYEIVENEDEESADVSSITKVLEWNDAGEATVIEHIMHIHRLTLSDRVGEYDNKCCDGCLLPISDSFYYCTQCDFFLHKVCVELPKVKQAWHHPCQSSLVLTSNEVFRCVVCHYLSKAFAYKCEECKKSACLRCIIALTPGARTYLGHKHPVFLYTENRGGCVACGRNGIKWLLRCKDCDFSVGNVCYSLPIISQHKSDEHLLLLTYHDDNSYSENHFCDICEERRDPNLWFYHCATCDTSTHVNCVLGKYRFLKLGSIIEEYKDIHEHPLTVVKKIYYYPNCSFCSEPCLDLALECTGCNFFVHAKCLLKAGLQCNMEPEACHCRDQQLSSSASFAWCARMVFEPNEATNFAVLF; from the coding sequence GTGTGGGGAGAAGGTGTCTGCTCCATGTTTTTGCTGTGCGGAGAACTGTGGGTTTTATCTTCACAAGGTATGTGCCGAGGCACCTTTGGAGCTTAATCATCCTTTTCATCCTCATCATCCTCTTCTTCTTATGCAAAAGCCACCATCTTCTTACACAAGGTGTATTTGCGATTTCTGTGATAAAACATGTGAGAAATTCATTTATCACTGCTCTTGCGGATTGGACTTTCATATTAAATGTGCtttgtttacatttaatattgcTGAAAATAATTTGAAAGAGCTTGAGCATGTTGCCCTTCAACATCCATTGATTTCCACTGAAAATGGTGATGAAAAACTCAAAGATGCTGCTAAGTGCTTTGGATGTTGGGAACCATTAGTAAAGTATACACACTTTTCTCCTGACTGTGGATTTAATTTACATGAGAAATGCACTAAGCTTCCTTTCAAACTGAATCATGTGTGCCATCGCAAGCATCCTCTTGCTCTACAATTTAATAGCGAACGGCTCTCTTGCAAGATATGCGGAGAAACCTGTCAAGAGGGTATAGGACTTGTTTATGGTTGTTCACCTTGTAAGTTTTCTGTTCACATTGAATGTGTATCAGCATCTTTAGATCttgttgttgaagataaaaggCATGAACATCCTTTCAATTTGTTTACAAGGAGATTATCATTCATTTGTGATGCATGTGGTGTGGAAGGAAGTTATGCTTCCTACATATGTTGTACATGCAACATTATGGTCCATAAAAAGTGCACTTCAATGCCACGTATAATCAAAAGCAAATGGCATGATCATCGCCTTTTTCACAAATATTTCCTTCACATAGAAGATTTTAGAGTTTTGAATTGCATAATGTGCAATGATGAAGTCAGTACAGACCATGGTAGTTACTATTGTTCAGAGTGCGATGTTATATTCCATGTGAAGTGTGcaatgaagaagaaagattcaTATGAAATAGTAGAAAATGAAGATGAGGAATCTGCTGATGTTAGCTCCATAACCAAGGTTCTTGAATGGAATGATGCTGGAGAAGCCACTGTAATAGAGCATATCATGCATATTCACCGCTTAACGTTAAGTGACAGAGTAGGTGAGTATGATAATAAATGTTGTGATGGGTGCTTGTTACCGATCTCGGATTCATTTTACTACTGTACACAGTGTGATTTCTTTCTCCATAAAGTTTGTGTCGAGTTACCGAAGGTAAAGCAGGCTTGGCATCATCCTTGCCAATCATCACTAGTCCTTACTTCAAACGAAGTATTTCGGTGTGTAGTATGTCATTACTTGTCTAAAGCTTTTGCCTATAAATGTGAAGAATGTAAGAAAAGTGCATGCCTTCGATGTATAATTGCTCTTACACCTGGTGCTCGCACATATCTAGGACATAAACACCCTGTTTTTCTCTACACTGAAAATAGAGGGGGATGTGTTGCTTGTGGTAGGAATGGTATCAAATGGTTGTTGCGTTGTAAAGATTGCGATTTTTCTGTAGGTAATGTATGTTATTCGTTGCCTATTATATCCCAACACAAAAGTGATGAACATCTGCTTTTACTCACTTATCATGATGATAACAGTTATTCAGAAAACCATTTTTGCGATATTTGTGAAGAACGTCGAGATCCAAATCTTTGGTTTTATCATTGTGCAACATGTGATACTTCTACTCATGTCAATTGTGTCCTTGGTAAATATCGATTCCTCAAACTCGGGAGTATCATTGAAGAATATAAGGACATACATGAGCACCCTCTCACAGTTGTTAAGAAGATTTATTACTATCCAAACTGCAGTTTTTGTAGTGAGCCCTGTTTAGATTTGGCTTTGGAATGTACTGGATGCAACTTCTTTGTCCATGCTAAGTGTctgttgaaagctggactgcaatgcaacatggagccagaAGCTTGCCactgtcgagaccagcagctatcgagctcagctTCTTTTGCTTGGTGCGCACGAATGGTTTTTGAACCGAATGAAGCAACCAACTTTGCTGTTTTGTTCTGA
- the LOC121214472 gene encoding uncharacterized protein — protein sequence MEESNNYGHQHPLLLIVNQDQLIHNQSDVTDCSRCGEKVSAPCFCCAENCGFYLHKVCAEAPLELNHPFHPHHPLLLMQNAPYSDGVYACNFCDKKDDKFVYHCSCCELDLHIKCALFTFNVAENNLKELEHVALQHPLISTENGDEKLKDAAKCFGCWEPLAKYTHFSPDCGSNLHEKCAKLPFKLNHGCHRNHPLVLQFSIQQFSCKICEEPDENITGFVYGCSPCKFAVHIECVSASLDLGVEDKNHEHHFTLFPRGSSFICDACGEEGSYASYICCTCNTMVHKKCTSVPRIIKSKWHDHRLFHKYFLRIEDFRVLNCIMCNDEVSTDHGNYYCSKCDVIFHVKCALKDKDSYEIVENEDEESADVSSITKVLGWNDAGEATVLEHIMHIHHLTLSDRVSEYVNKCCDGCLLPISNSFYYCTQCDFFLHKVCVELPKVKHVWYHHCQSQLVLTSNEVFWCEACGFLSNAFSYKCEDCKVRICLPCIIALTPGSRKYRGHKHSIFFYHKNKGGCVACGRDFNGLWCCKECNFSLDHKCYSLPITSHHKSDEHLLSLTYHDDNSYSESHFCDICEERRDPNFWFYHCAICDTSAHVNCVLGKYRYLKLGSIIEEPKGMHEHPLTVVKKIYYYPNCSNCGKPCLDLALECTGCNFIVHVRCPP from the coding sequence ATGGAGGAGTCTAACAATTATGGCCACCAACATCCCCTGCTTCTTATCGTGAATCAAGACCAGCTGATCCACAATCAAAGTGATGTAACTGATTGCTCCAGGTGTGGGGAGAAGGTGTCCGCTCCATGTTTTTGCTGTGCGGAGAACTGTGGGTTTTATCTTCACAAGGTATGTGCCGAGGCACCTTTGGAGCTTAATCATCCTTTTCATCCTCATCATCCTCTTCTTCTTATGCAAAATGCACCTTATTCAGATGGAGTGTACGCCTGTAATTTTTGTGATAAAAAGGATGATAAGTTTGTTTATCACTGCTCTTGTTGTGAATTGGACTTACATATTAAATGTGCTTTGTTTACATTTAATGTTGCTGAGAATAATTTGAAAGAGCTTGAGCATGTTGCCCTTCAACATCCTTTGATTTCTACTGAAAATGGTGATGAAAAACTCAAAGATGCTGCTAAGTGCTTTGGATGTTGGGAACCATTAGCAAAGTATACACACTTTTCTCCTGACTGTGGATCTAATTTACATGAAAAATGCGCTAAGCTTCCTTTCAAACTGAATCATGGGTGCCATCGCAACCATCCTCTTGTTCTACAATTTAGTATCCAACAGTTCTCTTGCAAGATATGCGAAGAACCCGATGAAAATATTACAGGATTTGTTTATGGTTGTTCACCTTGTAAGTTTGCTGTTCACATTGAATGTGTATCAGCATCTTTAGATCTTGGTGTTGAAGATAAAAACCATGAACATCATTTTACTTTGTTTCCAAGAGGATCATCATTCATTTGTGATGCATGTGGTGAGGAAGGAAGTTATGCTTCCTACATATGTTGTACATGCAACACTATGGTCCATAAAAAGTGCACTTCAGTGCCACGCATCATCAAAAGCAAGTGGCATGATCATCGCCTTTTTCACAAATATTTCCTGCGCATAGAAGATTTTAGAGTTTTGAATTGCATAATGTGCAATGATGAAGTCAGTACAGACCATGGTAATTACTATTGTTCAAAGTGCGATGTTATATTCCATGTGAAGTGTGCACTGAAGGATAAAGATTCATATGAAATAGTAGAAAATGAAGATGAGGAATCTGCTGATGTTAGCTCCATAACCAAGGTTCTTGGATGGAATGATGCTGGAGAAGCCACTGTACTAGAGCATATCATGCATATTCACCACTTAACGTTAAGTGACAGAGTAAGTGAATATGTTAATAAATGTTGTGATGGGTGCTTGTTACCGATCTCGAATTCATTTTACTACTGTACACAGTGTGATTTCTTTCTCCATAAAGTTTGTGTCGAGTTACCGAAGGTAAAGCATGTTTGGTATCATCATTGCCAATCACAACTAGTCCTTACTTCAAACGAAGTATTTTGGTGTGAAGCATGTGGTTTCTTGTCCAATGCTTTTTCCTATAAATGTGAAGATTGTAAGGTACGTATATGCCTTCCATGTATAATTGCTCTTACACCTGGTTCTCGCAAATATCGAGGACATAAACACTCTATttttttctaccataaaaataaAGGGGGATGTGTTGCTTGTGGTCGTGATTTCAATGGGTTGTGGTGTTGTAAGGAATGCAATTTTTCTCTAGATCATAAATGTTATTCGTTACCTATTACATCCCATCACAAAAGTGATGAACATCTTCTTTCACTCACTTATCATGATGATAACAGTTATTCAGAGAGCCATTTTTGCGATATTTGTGAAGAACGTCGAGATCCAAATTTTTGGTTTTATCATTGTGCAATATGTGATACTTCTGCTCATGTTAATTGTGTCCTTGGTAAATATCGGTACCTCAAACTCGGGAGTATCATTGAAGAACCTAAGGGCATGCATGAGCACCCTCTCACTGTTGTTAAGAAGATTTATTACTATCCGAACTGCAGTAACTGTGGTAAGCCCTGTTTAGATTTAGCTTTGGAATGTACTGGATGCAACTTCATTGTCCATGTTAGATGTCCACCATAA